One genomic segment of Chelmon rostratus isolate fCheRos1 chromosome 22, fCheRos1.pri, whole genome shotgun sequence includes these proteins:
- the morn2 gene encoding MORN repeat-containing protein 2 has product MSDNKERDDLTPQGEGPIKVSYIFPNGDRYEGECSRCASGVMMRSGAGKHTSAGGVIYTGEWLEDKMHGRGTLQHPSGALYEGEFKDNMYHGAGTYTFPDCSTYKGHFHENRLEGEGAFTNTQGLVWTGEFHGKAALGLKMQH; this is encoded by the exons ATGTCTG ACAACAAGGAAAGGGATGATTTAACGCCTCAAG gGGAAGGGCCTATAAAGGTGTCCTACATTTTCCCAAATGGGGACAGATATG AGGGGGAGTGCAGCAGGTGTGCCTCAGGGGTGATGATGAGGAGTGGGGCTGGTAAACACACCTCAGCAGGTGGTGTCATATATACTGGAGAGTGGCTTGAAGACAAG ATGCATGGCAGAGGGACCCTGCAGCATCCCTCTGGAGCACTATATGAAGGAGAATTCAAAGACAACATGTACCACGGCGCAGGAACATACACCTTCCCAGACTGCTCTACTTACAAAGGTCACTTTCATGAGAACAG GTTGGAAGGGGAAGGTGCGTTCACTAACACACAGGGACTGGTTTGGACGGGGGAGTTCCATGGCAAAGCAGCCCTGGGcctgaaaatgcagcattaa
- the dhx57 gene encoding putative ATP-dependent RNA helicase DHX57 → MNARRRGGKPNRGGGRFNKPKGAGGRGGGGGGGSKKAGAGRWDDDDDFSLDFGPPHSSRPGKGRGGGRGGGRDGGRGRGGVRDRDRDGRGNGRSSAKALPRSLARTSACPKSGDGIRPEVSTMPLQRIFMTNENQEQLKELLRDLQSQDFDEPYDESGSDYSGGEENEEEVDELDHREEGQFWNTNDEPVERAESPDYEPYESDDERPTPEPIISLFAIGKLCRYGFDRERSKQALETGGGEFGATLEQLLHQVFSERYGQKAVTPDGLEGVPMDECLSQREEEALALAAIYGERFSERIANAVWTVTLDLSFLSDNAARNGGQVRSRGGGGAVNIRDVCRYYLKGQGCRFGDKCKFKHQLPTKGRSGAGSPDLTGPSQPGISSYSPPEYELEIRFPKGNRYPFQAPIVAFSTTDNSVGAAGRLSMTERLFGEALAAAKSNEPVVYTLITLCEDETTMNELLAVSHHKYSTPPPVVVIPPPSSIAKSKSVRSNASEESRSSSTSSSNHTTSRRTAPPNNQKFIDLKETAEAEELDEKDEEDVGEAVPVESESYVNLRKKMVNKHNLKIANLLQENGKLCREFQKKQSSRRYGSMLGQRRKLPAWQEKENILDLLDRCQVLVVSGMTGCGKTTQIPQFILDASLSGRAEQVANIICTQPRRISAISVAQRVAQERAECLGNSVGYQIRLESVRTSATRLLYCTTGVLLRRLEGEADLKGVTHVIVDEVHERTEESDFLLLVLKDLIVQRPDLKIILMSATLNANLFSEYFFNCPTVHIPGRTFPVDQFFLEDAIAKARYVIEDGSPYMRSGKQNSSSTSGRGSKGDPRDMVDDLGDDMWNFMSFCKKDFVKDSIPDQQLSLQELTVRYKDTKKSVLKTIAAMDLDKINMDLVENLLEWIVDGKHDYPPGAVLVFLPGLAEIKMLYEQLKSNRMFNNRGATRCVVYPLHSTLSNEEQQAVFSQPPEGVTKIIISTNIAETSVTIDDVVYVIDSGKMKEKRYDASKSMESLEDSWVSRANALQRKGRAGRVASGVCFHLFTSHCFQHQLAEQQLPEIQRVPLEQLCLRIKILDVFAEQTLESVFSRLIEPPVIGSLDAARQRLQDLGALTAVEKLTPLGYHLACLPVDVRIGKLMLFGAIFRCLDPALTIAASLAFKSPFVSPWDKREEANEKKLAFAVASSDHLALLQAYKGWCCAAKNGNQAGFLYCRENFLSWRGLQEIASLKRQFAELLSDIGFIKEGLRARIIERMCSKGTDGVLEATGPEANLNSENIRLMSAMLCAALYPNVVQVRAPQGSYKMTSKGAMKMQPKANELRFMTKSDGCVHVHPSSVNYTVRHYNSPYLVYHEKVKTSRVFIRDCSMVSVYPLVLFGGGQVNMELHKGEFVISLDDGWIRFVAASHQVAELVKELRWELDQLLEDKIRNPSMDLCSCPRGSRIIHMIVHLISTQ, encoded by the exons ATGAATGCAAGGAGAAGGGGTGGGAAgccaaacagaggaggagggagatttAACAAGCCCAAAGGAGCTGGTGgtagaggtggtggaggtggcggTGGAAGTAAGAAAGCAGGAGCTGGTCGTTGGGATGACGATGACGATTTCAGCCTTGATTTTGGACCACCTCATTCCAGCAG ACCTGGCAAAGGACGAGGCGGCGGCCGTGGAGGTGGCAGGGATGGAGGTCGAGGAAGGGGAGGAGTTAGAGATCGAGACAGGGACGGCAGAGGCAATGGGAGAAGCAGCGCTAAGGCTCTCCCAAGGTCCCTGGCGAGGACCAGTGCGTGCCCAAAATCAGGTGACGGCATCAGGCCGGAGGTGAGCACCATGCCCTTGCAGAGGATATTCATGACTAATGAGAACCAAGAACAACTCAAGGAGCTGCTGCGGGATCTGCAGTCCCAGGATTTTGATGAGCCATATGA tgaATCTGGCTCAGATTATTCGGGGGGAGAAGAGAATGAGGAGGAAGTAGATGAGTTGGACCACCGTGAGGAAGGACAGTTTTGGAACACTAATGACGAGCCcgtggagagagcagagagcccAGACTATGAACCATATGAGTCTGATGATGAACGGCCCACCCCTGAACCCATCATCTCCTTATTTGCTATAGGAAAACTCTGCAG GTATGGGTTTGACAGGGAGCGTAGCAAGCAGGCATTGGAAACTGGTGGAGGGGAATTTGGGGCCACTTTGGAACAGCTCCTCCACCAGGTTTTCAGCGAGCGATATGGCCAGAAAGCAGTGACCCCTGATGGCCTTGAAGGGGTGCCAATGGATGAGTGTTTAagccagagggaggaggaagctCTGGCTCTAGCTGCCATTTACGGCGAGCGCTTCAGTGAGCGCATTGCAAATGCAGTCTGGACAGTAACCCTTGACCTTTCATTCCTCTCAGACAATGCTGCCAGAAATGGTGGGCAAGTCAGGAGTcgaggtggtggaggagctgtTAACATCCGCGATGTCTGCCGATACTACCTGAAAGGGCAAGGCTGCCGGTTTGGGGACAAATGCAAGTTCAAGCACCAGCTCCCCACTAAAGGCAGATCCGGGGCTGGTTCCCCAGACCTGACAGGCCCGAGCCAACCTGGCATCAGCAGCTATTCTCCTCCTGAGTATGAACTAGAGATCCGCTTCCCCAAAGGAAACCGTTACCCATTTCAGGCACCAATAGTCgccttcagcaccacagacaacTCTGTCGGGGCTGCAGGGAGGCTCAGCATGACTGAAAGGTTGTTTGGAGAAGCGCTGGCTGCAGCAAAGAGCAATGAGCCTGTTGTTTACACTCTGATCACCTTATGTGAGGATGAAACTACCATGAACGAGCTGCTGGCGGTCAGTCATCACAAATACAGCACGCCGCCGCCTGTTGTGGTGATTCCTCCACCCTCTTCCATAGCAAAGAGCAAGAGTGTGAGGAGCAATGCCTCTGAGGAAAGCAGGAGTAGTAGCACCAGTAGCAGTAATCATACCACCAGCAGAAGGACCGCTCCACCTAACAACCAGAAATTCATAGATT TGAAAGAGacggcagaggcagaggagctggatgAGAAGGATGAGGAAGATGTGGGCGAAGCCGTTCCAGTTGAGAGTGAGAGTTATGTCAATCTGAGGAAGAAGATGGTGAATAAGCACAACCTCAAGATAGCCAACCTGCTGCAAGAAAATGGCAAGCTCTGCCGAGAGTTTCAGAAGAAGCAG TCATCCAGGCGTTACGGGTCCATGTTGGGGCAAAGGAGGAAACTGCCGGCTtggcaggaaaaagaaaacatcctcGACCTGTTAGACCGTTGCCAGGTGCTGGTGGTCAGCGGGATGACTGG GTGTGGTAAGACCACTCAGATCCCTCAGTTCATTCTGGACGCCTCGTTAAGTGGTCGAGCCGAGCAGGTGGCCAACATCATCTGTACTCAGCCACGTCGCATCTCTGCCATCTCTGTGGCCCAGAGAGTGGCACAGGAGCGTGCAGAGTGTCTGGGCAACTCAGTGGGCTACCAGATCCGCCTGGAGAGTGTTAGG ACGTCTGCCACCAGACTGCTGTACTGCACCACAGGCGTGTTACTGAGGAGACTGGAGGGCGAAGCAGACCTCAAAGGCGTCACACACGTCATTGTGGATGAGGTGCACGAGCGAACGGAGGAGAG TGACTTCCTGCTGTTGGTATTAAAAGACCTGATTGTGCAGAGGCCAGACTTGAAGATCATTCTAATGAGCGCCACACTGAATGCCAACCTCTTCTCTGAGTATTTTTTCAACTGTCCCACTGTCCACATACCAG GACGTACTTTTCCTGTCGACCAGTTTTTTCTTGAAGATGCCATCGCTAAAGCCCG CTATGTCATTGAGGATGGAAGTCCTTACATGCGCTCAGGGAAACAGAATTCGTCTTCCACAAGCGGACGAGGAAGCAAAGGAGATCCAAGGGACATGGTGGACGACTTGGGTGATGACATGTGGAACTTCATGTCTTTCTGTAAGAAGGACTTTGTCAAAGACTCTATTCCAGACcagcagctcagcctgcagGAGCTCACGGTCAGATACAAAG ATACTAAAAAGTCTGTGCTGAAGACCATTGCTGCAATGGACCTAGACAAGATCAACATGGACCTGGTGGAGAACCTGCTGGAGTGGATTGTAGATGGAAAACACGACTACCCCCCAG GTGCAGTGCTCGTGTTTCTGCCAGGCCTGGCTGAGATCAAGATGCTTTACGAGCAGCTCAAATCCAACAGAATGTTCAACAACAGGGGCGCAACCAG GTGTGTGGTGTACCCCCTTCACTCAACCTTGTCCAATGAGGAGCAGCAGGCGGTTTTCAGCCAGCCCCCAGAGGGTGTCACAAAGATTATCATCTCCACCAACATCGCAGAGACCTCCGTAACCATTGACGACGTGGTGTATGTCATTGACTCTGGCAAGATGAAGGAGAAAAG ataTGATGCATCTAAAAGCATGGAGAGCCTGGAGGACTCGTGGGTTTCTCGAGCCAACGCACTGCAGAGGAAGGGTCGTGCGGGTCGCGTGGCCTCGGGGGTCTGCTTCCACCTCTTCACCAGCCACTGCTTCCAACACCAGCTGGCTGAGCAACAGCTGCCTGAGATCCAGAGAGTGCCTCtggagcagctctgcctccG AATCAAGATCCTGGACGTGTTTGCCGAGCAGACGCTGGAGTCGGTCTTCTCTCGGCTCATCGAGCCCCCGGTTATTGGAAGCTTGGACGCAGCCAGGCAGCGCCTGCAGGACCTGGGAGCTCTAACTGCGGTTGAGAAGCTGACCCCTCTGGGCTACCACCTGGCCTGCCTGCCCGTCGACGTGCGCATTGGGAAACTCATGCTGTTCGGTGCCATCTTTCGCTGCCTCGACCCAGCACTCACCATCGCTGCCAGTCTGGCCTTCAAATCGCCATTT gtgTCTCCATGGGATAAGCGGGAAGAAGCCAATGAGAAGAAGCTGGCCTTTGCTGTTGCCAGTAGTGACCATCTAGCTTTGTTACAGGCATACAAG GGATGGTGCTGTGCTGCAAAGAATGGCAACCAGGCCGGCTTCCTTTACTGCAGGGAGAACTTTCTGTCTTGGCGAGGCTTACAG GAGATCGCCAGTCTGAAGAGACAGTttgctgagctgctgtctgacattGGCTTCATCAAAGAGGGACTGAGGGCCAGAATTATAGAGCGCATGTGCTCTAAAGGCACCGATGGCGTTCTGGAGGCTACCGGACCtgag GCTAACTTGAACTCTGAAAACATCCGGTTGATGTCCGCCATGCTTTGCGCTGCCCTCTATCCCAATGTAGTCCAG GTACGAGCTCCTCAGGGGAGTTACAAGATGACCAGCAAAGGAGCGATGAAGATGCAGCCCAAAGCCAACGAGCTCCGCTTCATGACCAAGAGCGATGGCTGCGTCCACGTGCACCCCTCGTCTGTCAACTACACA gttcGCCACTACAACAGCCCCTACCTGGTTTACCACGAGAAAGTGA